The Armatimonadota bacterium genome includes a region encoding these proteins:
- a CDS encoding vitamin B12-dependent ribonucleotide reductase → MKIKRYYTTAGQSAYDGITFEPRRSEIRNPDGSTVFLMENVMVPEHWSQVATDILAQKYFRKAGVPADRADAWKKEHPGAASEAEATLLDVAETNPKSGANPQSEISQSPRLTDRNPKSGTNPKSAIRNPQSGEVDSRQVFHRLAGCWRAWGEEFGYFDSPEDAKAFYDELIHMLAKQISAPNSPQWFNTGLYFAYGIDGPAQGHWYINPKTGKQTASTNAYERPQPHACFILSVSDDLVNPGGLMDLWTREARIFKYGSGVGTNFSKVRGENESLSGGGKSSGLMSFLKVGDRSAGAIKSGGTTRRAAKMVCLDVDHPDIETFVRWKVIEEQKVAALVAGSQINQRHLNAVMKACHLGDSDSPIQNPKSEIQNRLDPRSNPALRKSIAEAKLAGVPLNYIQRAIQLAEQGFTSIEFPTYDTGYESEAYVTVSGQNSNNSVRIPNAFFEAVEGDSDWKLIRRTDGKVSNTLKARELWDDICYSAWNCADPGIQYDTTINEWHTCPADGRINASNPCSEYMFLDDTACNLASLNLITFYNAETGAFDIEGYRHAIKLWTVVLEISVLMAQFPSKEIAQLSYDFRTLGLGYANLGALLMQLGIPYDSAQGRAITGALTAILGGESYAASAEMAREIGTFPRFASNRDSMLRVIRNHRQAAYNATKDQYEGLSITPVGIDPDECPTDLLKAAREAWDRALQLGEAHGYRNAQVTVLAPTGTIGLIMDCDTTGIEPDFALVKFKKLAGGGYFKIVNQSVPIALRRLGYTQEQIEDVVAYCVGRATLAGAPHINHETLKAKGFTKEAIDKVEKTLANAFEIQFAFNKYTLGEDFYKDYLGIPEELLNDWSFSLLEHLGFSKQQIEEANEFVCGTMTIEGAPHLKLEHYPVFDCANKCGKKGQRYITADGHIRGMAAAQPFLSGAISKTINLPSHATIEEVGAAYWLSWQLGLKANALYRDGSKLSQPLNAGTDDAAAAILEASLEEGDQVVGLSGLQDPEHTTPEHLNTQDPVYQAAQKLVYRYIAKRRAMPARRRGYTQKARVGGHKVYLRTGEFQDGSLGEIFIDMHREGAAFRSLMNCFAIAISLGLQYGVPLEEFVEAFVFTRFEPNGMVQLHDNIKMSTSVIDYIFRELALSYLGRTDLVQVKPEDIRHDTLGRPEQLPDYEEEEDAGEIATPVIPGLAWEDHDSNGYGKTREQVVAGPNTPPGAETVLGPRPEVRGPEGAGQRSEVRGPGSGEVAGRGPQAAGMAVAAPDSSIVNRPSSITSDLRPQTSDLSEKIREARLKGYEGDPCTECGSFTLVRNGFCLKCNTCGATSGCS, encoded by the coding sequence ATGAAGATCAAGCGTTATTACACGACGGCTGGCCAGAGCGCCTACGACGGCATCACTTTCGAACCGCGGAGGAGCGAGATCCGCAACCCGGACGGAAGCACCGTGTTCCTGATGGAGAACGTCATGGTGCCGGAGCATTGGTCGCAGGTGGCCACCGACATCCTGGCGCAGAAGTATTTCCGAAAGGCCGGTGTCCCCGCCGATCGTGCCGACGCTTGGAAGAAGGAACACCCGGGCGCCGCGTCCGAAGCCGAAGCAACTCTCTTGGACGTCGCCGAAACCAATCCAAAGTCCGGAGCCAATCCTCAATCCGAAATCTCCCAGAGTCCGCGCCTCACGGACCGCAATCCGAAATCCGGGACGAATCCGAAATCCGCAATCCGAAATCCGCAATCCGGCGAAGTGGACTCCCGCCAGGTATTTCACCGTCTTGCCGGATGCTGGCGCGCCTGGGGCGAGGAATTCGGCTACTTCGACTCGCCCGAAGACGCGAAGGCCTTCTATGACGAGCTGATCCACATGCTCGCCAAGCAGATTTCCGCGCCGAACAGCCCCCAGTGGTTCAACACCGGGCTCTACTTTGCCTACGGCATCGACGGCCCGGCGCAAGGACACTGGTACATCAACCCCAAAACCGGCAAGCAGACCGCCAGCACGAACGCCTATGAGCGCCCTCAACCCCATGCCTGCTTTATCCTGAGCGTCAGCGACGACCTGGTCAACCCTGGCGGCCTGATGGACCTCTGGACCCGCGAGGCGCGCATCTTCAAGTACGGCTCCGGCGTCGGCACGAACTTCTCCAAGGTGCGCGGCGAGAATGAGTCCCTCTCCGGCGGGGGCAAATCCAGCGGCCTCATGAGCTTCCTCAAGGTCGGCGACCGCTCGGCCGGCGCCATCAAATCCGGCGGCACAACCCGCCGCGCGGCGAAGATGGTCTGCCTGGACGTCGACCACCCGGACATCGAGACCTTCGTCCGGTGGAAGGTGATCGAGGAGCAGAAGGTCGCTGCGCTTGTCGCCGGCTCCCAGATCAACCAGCGGCACCTAAACGCCGTGATGAAGGCGTGCCATCTGGGTGACTCCGATTCCCCAATCCAAAATCCAAAATCCGAGATCCAAAATCGACTCGATCCTCGTTCCAACCCCGCCCTCCGCAAATCCATCGCGGAGGCCAAGCTCGCCGGTGTGCCGCTGAACTACATTCAGCGCGCCATCCAACTCGCCGAGCAAGGCTTCACGAGCATCGAATTCCCCACCTACGATACCGGCTACGAATCGGAGGCCTACGTCACCGTCAGCGGCCAGAACTCCAACAACTCCGTTAGGATTCCTAACGCGTTTTTTGAGGCTGTCGAGGGTGATAGCGACTGGAAGCTGATCCGCCGGACAGACGGCAAAGTGTCCAATACCCTGAAGGCCCGAGAGCTTTGGGACGACATCTGCTATTCCGCCTGGAACTGCGCCGACCCCGGCATCCAATACGACACCACCATCAACGAGTGGCATACCTGTCCCGCCGACGGCCGCATCAACGCCAGCAACCCCTGCAGCGAATACATGTTCCTCGACGACACCGCCTGCAACCTGGCATCGTTGAACCTGATCACGTTCTACAACGCTGAGACCGGCGCCTTCGATATCGAGGGCTATAGGCACGCCATCAAGCTTTGGACGGTGGTGCTGGAAATCAGCGTGCTCATGGCGCAGTTCCCCAGTAAGGAGATCGCGCAGCTCAGCTACGACTTTCGAACGCTGGGCCTCGGCTACGCAAACCTAGGCGCCCTACTCATGCAGCTAGGAATCCCGTACGATAGCGCTCAGGGCCGCGCAATCACCGGCGCGCTGACCGCCATCCTCGGCGGCGAGAGCTATGCCGCGAGCGCCGAAATGGCAAGGGAGATCGGAACATTCCCTAGGTTTGCTAGCAATAGAGACAGCATGCTGCGGGTCATTCGCAACCACCGCCAGGCGGCCTACAATGCCACGAAGGACCAGTACGAGGGGCTCAGCATCACGCCAGTCGGCATCGATCCGGACGAGTGCCCCACGGACCTTCTGAAAGCGGCCCGCGAAGCCTGGGACCGCGCCTTGCAGCTTGGCGAGGCGCATGGCTACCGAAATGCGCAGGTCACCGTGCTCGCCCCGACAGGCACCATCGGCCTGATCATGGACTGCGACACCACGGGCATCGAGCCCGATTTCGCGCTGGTCAAGTTCAAGAAGCTTGCCGGCGGCGGCTATTTCAAGATCGTCAACCAGTCGGTGCCGATCGCGCTCAGGCGCCTGGGCTACACGCAGGAGCAGATCGAGGACGTGGTGGCCTACTGCGTCGGGCGGGCGACGCTGGCCGGAGCGCCGCACATCAACCACGAGACTCTGAAGGCCAAGGGCTTCACTAAAGAAGCGATCGACAAGGTGGAGAAGACGCTCGCCAACGCCTTCGAGATCCAATTCGCGTTCAACAAGTACACGCTCGGCGAGGACTTCTATAAGGACTATCTCGGCATCCCTGAAGAGCTTCTCAACGACTGGAGCTTCAGTCTGCTAGAACACCTAGGCTTTAGCAAGCAGCAGATCGAGGAAGCGAACGAATTCGTCTGCGGCACCATGACCATCGAGGGCGCGCCGCATCTGAAGCTCGAGCATTACCCCGTGTTCGATTGCGCCAACAAGTGCGGCAAGAAGGGCCAGCGCTACATCACCGCCGATGGCCACATCCGCGGCATGGCCGCGGCGCAGCCGTTCCTGTCCGGTGCCATAAGCAAAACCATCAACCTTCCCTCGCATGCCACGATCGAGGAGGTCGGCGCGGCTTACTGGCTCTCCTGGCAGCTTGGGCTGAAGGCCAACGCGCTTTATCGCGACGGCAGCAAGCTCAGCCAGCCGCTCAACGCCGGCACCGACGATGCCGCCGCTGCGATTCTGGAGGCGAGCCTGGAGGAAGGGGACCAGGTTGTCGGGTTATCAGGTCTTCAGGACCCCGAACACACAACACCTGAGCACCTGAACACCCAGGACCCGGTCTACCAAGCCGCCCAAAAGCTCGTCTACCGCTATATCGCCAAGCGGCGGGCCATGCCCGCGCGGCGCAGGGGCTACACCCAGAAGGCGCGCGTCGGAGGCCACAAGGTCTACCTGCGCACCGGCGAATTCCAGGATGGCTCGCTTGGCGAGATCTTTATCGATATGCACCGCGAGGGCGCCGCGTTCCGCTCCCTGATGAACTGCTTCGCCATCGCGATCTCGCTGGGCCTGCAATACGGCGTGCCGCTCGAGGAGTTCGTCGAGGCGTTCGTGTTCACGCGCTTCGAGCCGAACGGCATGGTCCAGCTCCACGACAACATCAAGATGTCGACCTCGGTCATCGACTACATCTTCCGCGAGCTGGCGCTTTCGTACCTCGGCCGCACCGACCTGGTGCAGGTGAAACCCGAGGACATCCGGCACGATACGCTTGGCCGCCCTGAGCAGCTTCCGGACTATGAGGAAGAAGAGGATGCGGGCGAGATCGCCACGCCGGTCATCCCGGGCCTGGCCTGGGAGGATCACGACAGCAACGGCTATGGCAAGACCCGGGAACAGGTCGTCGCCGGCCCGAACACGCCTCCGGGAGCGGAGACGGTCTTGGGTCCGAGGCCCGAGGTCCGAGGCCCGGAGGGAGCAGGTCAGAGGTCTGAGGTCCGAGGCCCGGGGTCCGGAGAGGTCGCAGGTCGCGGGCCGCAAGCCGCAGGCATGGCGGTTGCGGCTCCGGATTCGTCAATCGTCAATCGTCCATCGTCCATTACCTCGGACCTCAGACCTCAGACCTCGGACCTCTCAGAGAAGATCCGCGAAGCCCGCTTGAAGGGCTACGAGGGCGACCCCTGCACCGAGTGCGGCAGCTTCACCCTGGTAAGGAACGGCTTCTGCCTCAAGTGCAACACGTGCGGGGCAACGAGCGGGTGTAGTTAG